In one Agrobacterium tumefaciens genomic region, the following are encoded:
- a CDS encoding elongation factor Ts, which translates to MTEITAAMVKELREKSGAGMMDCKKALAETNGDMEAAIDWLRAKGIAKADKKSGRTAAEGLVGVATMGHKAVVVELNSETDFVARNDAFQDLIRGIAQVALTTNGTVDAVSAATYPATGKSVADSIKDAIATIGENMTLRRSAALEVEHGVVATYIHNAAGDGIGKLGVLVALKSVGDKAVLNSIGRQVAMHIAATNPLAIRAEEVDAAVAERERNVFIEQARESGKPEAIIEKMVDGRMRKFFEEVALLSQAFVINPDLTVGAAIKEAEKEAGAAIEVTGMVRLLLGEGVEKEESDFAAEVAAVAKG; encoded by the coding sequence ATGACCGAAATCACAGCCGCAATGGTGAAGGAACTGCGCGAAAAGTCTGGCGCAGGCATGATGGACTGCAAGAAGGCTCTTGCTGAGACCAATGGCGACATGGAAGCGGCGATCGACTGGCTGCGCGCCAAGGGTATCGCAAAGGCCGACAAGAAGTCTGGCCGTACGGCTGCTGAAGGTCTGGTCGGCGTTGCCACCATGGGTCACAAGGCTGTTGTTGTCGAGCTCAACTCCGAAACCGACTTCGTTGCCCGTAACGATGCGTTCCAGGACCTTATCCGCGGTATCGCTCAGGTTGCCCTCACCACCAACGGCACCGTTGACGCTGTTTCCGCTGCCACCTATCCGGCAACCGGCAAGTCCGTTGCAGATAGCATCAAGGACGCGATTGCCACCATCGGCGAAAACATGACGCTGCGCCGTTCGGCTGCGCTCGAAGTCGAGCACGGCGTTGTCGCGACCTACATCCACAATGCTGCCGGCGACGGCATCGGCAAGCTCGGTGTTCTCGTTGCCCTGAAGTCGGTTGGCGACAAGGCTGTCCTGAACTCGATCGGCCGCCAGGTTGCCATGCACATTGCTGCGACCAACCCGCTCGCCATCCGCGCTGAAGAAGTCGATGCCGCCGTTGCTGAGCGCGAGCGTAACGTCTTCATCGAACAGGCCCGCGAATCCGGCAAGCCGGAAGCCATCATCGAAAAGATGGTTGATGGCCGCATGCGCAAGTTCTTCGAAGAAGTTGCCCTTCTGTCGCAGGCTTTCGTCATCAACCCGGACCTGACCGTCGGCGCTGCCATCAAGGAAGCCGAAAAGGAAGCCGGTGCGGCGATCGAAGTGACGGGCATGGTTCGCCTGCTGCTCGGCGAAGGCGTCGAGAAGGAAGAAAGCGATTTCGCAGCTGAAGTCGCTGCCGTCGCCAAGGGCTGA
- a CDS encoding UMP kinase, giving the protein MSSKPIYKRVLLKASGEALMGDQGFGIDVAVADRIASDIAEARAMGVEVGVVVGGGNIFRGVAVASKGGDRVTGDHMGMLATVINALALATSLRKLSIDTVVLSAIAMPEICESFSQRAALHHLAQGRVVIFAGGTGNPFFTTDSAAALRAAEMGAEAIFKGTQVDGIYSADPKKDPAATRFDELTHSEVLGKGLAVMDIAAVALARENHIPIIVFSIHEKGGFAQILTGGGRKTIVHDK; this is encoded by the coding sequence ATGTCTTCCAAGCCGATCTACAAACGTGTTCTTCTCAAGGCTTCCGGCGAAGCCCTCATGGGCGATCAGGGTTTCGGTATCGATGTGGCGGTGGCCGACCGGATCGCCTCCGATATCGCTGAAGCAAGGGCGATGGGCGTTGAAGTCGGCGTTGTCGTCGGCGGCGGTAATATTTTCCGCGGCGTCGCCGTTGCATCCAAGGGCGGCGACCGCGTCACCGGCGACCATATGGGCATGCTGGCGACCGTCATCAACGCGCTGGCGCTCGCAACGTCGCTGCGCAAGCTCAGCATCGATACCGTCGTTCTGTCCGCAATCGCCATGCCTGAAATCTGTGAGAGCTTCTCGCAGCGCGCAGCACTTCACCACCTCGCACAGGGTCGCGTGGTGATTTTTGCCGGCGGCACGGGCAATCCCTTCTTCACCACCGATTCCGCCGCAGCGCTGCGCGCCGCGGAAATGGGCGCCGAGGCCATCTTCAAGGGCACCCAGGTGGATGGCATCTATTCCGCCGATCCGAAGAAGGATCCGGCAGCCACCCGTTTCGACGAACTGACCCATAGCGAAGTGCTCGGCAAGGGTCTCGCGGTCATGGATATCGCGGCCGTCGCGCTTGCCCGCGAAAACCATATCCCGATCATCGTTTTCTCGATCCATGAGAAGGGCGGTTTCGCGCAGATATTGACCGGCGGTGGCCGCAAGACCATCGTGCACGACAAGTAA
- the frr gene encoding ribosome recycling factor, whose product MSGIDLNDIKRRMDGAINAFKSDIASLRTGRASANILDPVTIEAYGSRVPLNQVANITVPEPRMLGVNIWDKSMVNAVDRAIRESNLGLNPIVDGQNLRIPLPELNEERRKSLVKVAHDYAEKSKVAIRHVRRDGMDGLKKAEKDGDIGQDESRGQSEKVQKMTDDTISEIDRLLGEKEKEIMQV is encoded by the coding sequence ATGAGTGGTATTGACCTCAACGATATCAAGCGCCGCATGGATGGCGCCATCAATGCGTTCAAGAGCGATATCGCATCGCTGCGCACCGGCCGTGCTTCGGCCAACATTCTCGATCCGGTAACCATCGAGGCCTATGGCTCGCGCGTGCCGCTCAATCAGGTCGCGAACATCACCGTACCGGAGCCGCGCATGCTCGGCGTCAACATCTGGGACAAGTCGATGGTCAATGCCGTCGATCGCGCGATCCGCGAATCCAATCTCGGCCTGAACCCGATCGTTGACGGCCAGAACCTCAGAATTCCGCTGCCCGAGCTCAACGAGGAGCGCCGCAAATCGCTCGTCAAGGTAGCCCATGATTATGCCGAAAAGTCCAAGGTGGCGATTCGCCATGTGCGTCGTGATGGCATGGATGGTCTGAAAAAAGCCGAAAAGGACGGTGACATCGGTCAGGACGAAAGCCGTGGACAGTCCGAAAAGGTCCAGAAAATGACCGACGACACGATTTCGGAAATTGACCGCTTGCTTGGCGAGAAGGAAAAGGAAATCATGCAGGTCTGA
- a CDS encoding isoprenyl transferase, translating to MPTTTRSSIPEHVAIIMDGNGRWAKQRGLPRVMGHRRGVEAVRETVRAAGECGIRYLTLFAFSSENWRRPESEVSDLMGLLKAFIRRDLAELHRENVRVRIIGDREGLRSDIRSLLEEAEQMTADNTKLTLVIAFNYGSRDEITRATMAIARDVAEGRLDAASITSEMISARLDTSGIPDPDLIIRTSGEERLSNFLLWQAAYSEFLFIPEYWPDFDRQLFFSAIEQYATRDRRFGAIAEPVAVAGA from the coding sequence ATGCCGACGACGACACGTTCCTCCATACCCGAGCACGTCGCCATCATCATGGATGGCAATGGACGCTGGGCAAAACAGCGCGGTCTTCCGCGCGTGATGGGGCATCGCCGCGGGGTGGAGGCGGTGCGCGAAACCGTGCGTGCAGCGGGTGAATGCGGTATCCGTTATCTCACCCTGTTCGCCTTTTCGTCGGAAAACTGGCGCAGGCCTGAATCCGAGGTAAGCGACCTCATGGGCCTGCTGAAGGCTTTCATCCGGCGCGATCTTGCGGAACTGCATCGCGAAAACGTCCGTGTTCGGATCATCGGCGACCGCGAGGGGTTGAGGAGCGACATCCGCAGCCTTCTCGAAGAAGCCGAACAGATGACGGCTGATAACACCAAGCTGACGCTGGTGATTGCCTTCAACTATGGCAGCCGCGACGAGATTACCCGCGCGACAATGGCGATCGCCCGCGATGTCGCCGAAGGCCGGCTGGATGCGGCATCGATCACGTCGGAGATGATTTCGGCGAGACTGGATACGTCCGGAATACCGGATCCCGATCTGATCATCCGCACCAGCGGTGAGGAGCGTCTGTCGAACTTCCTGCTCTGGCAGGCGGCTTATTCTGAGTTCCTGTTCATTCCTGAATATTGGCCCGATTTCGACCGGCAGCTGTTCTTTTCCGCAATCGAGCAATATGCAACGCGTGACCGCCGCTTCGGCGCAATCGCTGAGCCGGTTGCCGTGGCAGGCGCCTGA
- a CDS encoding phosphatidate cytidylyltransferase, whose product MSRELRLRIVSAIVMAAAILVATWYGGILFRIVAGLLAILIYYEWSKITRLSETNPTGNAWGWFAVAVIAGNTIFGEPSLDLPLLSGFTLTAALFPVLRGRNWWLVGGIVYAGLSGISLAAIRGDELTGFVSILFIFAVVWSTDILAYFVGRAIGGPKLAPAISPGKTWSGAVGGAVAALIGGGAVSLAYHGRISLLVLGLALILSIFSQIGDLFESFVKRRFQVKDSSHLIPGHGGFMDRVDGLVFACFTVFLIAFVHAAATGDVPGSGGGLLPGF is encoded by the coding sequence ATGAGCCGTGAACTCAGACTGCGGATCGTGTCCGCAATTGTCATGGCGGCCGCCATATTGGTCGCGACCTGGTATGGCGGCATTCTGTTCCGCATCGTGGCGGGCCTTCTGGCGATTCTCATCTATTATGAATGGTCAAAGATCACCCGCCTGTCGGAAACCAATCCCACCGGCAATGCCTGGGGCTGGTTTGCGGTCGCGGTCATCGCCGGCAATACGATATTCGGCGAGCCGTCGCTTGATCTACCGCTGCTGTCAGGCTTTACGCTGACCGCGGCGCTTTTCCCCGTTTTGCGCGGCAGGAACTGGTGGCTGGTGGGCGGCATCGTTTACGCCGGTCTCAGTGGCATATCGCTTGCCGCGATTCGTGGTGACGAGCTGACTGGTTTCGTCTCCATCCTGTTTATTTTCGCTGTCGTCTGGTCGACGGATATCCTGGCTTATTTTGTCGGGCGCGCCATTGGCGGGCCTAAGCTCGCGCCGGCGATCTCGCCAGGCAAGACGTGGTCGGGCGCTGTTGGTGGTGCAGTGGCGGCGTTGATCGGGGGCGGGGCGGTATCGCTCGCCTATCATGGGAGGATCAGCCTGCTTGTGCTGGGTCTCGCTCTCATCCTCTCCATATTCAGCCAGATCGGCGATCTTTTTGAATCCTTCGTGAAGCGGCGGTTTCAGGTCAAGGATTCCAGCCATCTCATTCCCGGCCATGGCGGTTTCATGGATCGGGTCGATGGTCTTGTTTTCGCCTGCTTTACGGTATTCCTCATCGCTTTCGTGCATGCAGCGGCAACCGGCGACGTACCCGGATCGGGTGGCGGTCTGTTACCGGGCTTTTAA
- the rseP gene encoding RIP metalloprotease RseP has translation MAATGFLTGYIVPFILVLSLLVFVHEMGHYLVGRWSGIRSTAFSIGFGPELIGYTDRRGTRWKISAIPLGGYVKFFGDEDAASKPDSSGLSHMSLEERAQTLSGAKLWKRAATVAAGPIANFILAILIFAVLFGVYGRMIADPVVAEVRENSAAATAGVRAGDRLLAIDGEKMMTFEDVRRYVGIRPGTPITVTVERAGEELKLPMVPTRTETTDQFGNKLEMGIIGIVTDQSSGNFRHIEYSPSQALVEGVRETGHVITGTFNYIGNLVTGRMNADQLGGPVRVAQASGQMATLGISAVIQLAAVLSVSIGLLNLMPVPVLDGGHLVFYAIEAIRGRPLGAAAQEVAFRIGMMMILGLMVFATWNDISSLIG, from the coding sequence ATGGCGGCAACCGGCTTTCTGACCGGCTATATCGTGCCCTTCATTCTGGTACTTTCCCTGCTCGTTTTTGTCCATGAAATGGGCCATTACCTCGTCGGCCGCTGGAGCGGCATACGCTCCACAGCTTTTTCCATCGGTTTCGGCCCGGAGCTGATCGGCTATACCGACCGGCGCGGTACACGCTGGAAGATTTCCGCTATCCCGCTTGGCGGCTACGTGAAGTTCTTCGGCGACGAAGATGCAGCCAGCAAGCCGGATAGTTCCGGCCTGTCGCATATGTCGCTGGAGGAGAGGGCGCAGACGCTTTCCGGCGCCAAGCTCTGGAAGAGGGCTGCAACGGTTGCCGCCGGCCCGATTGCCAACTTCATTCTCGCCATCCTCATCTTCGCGGTCCTGTTCGGTGTTTATGGCCGGATGATCGCCGATCCGGTCGTGGCGGAGGTGCGTGAAAACAGTGCCGCTGCGACAGCGGGCGTGCGCGCCGGTGACCGGCTACTGGCGATTGACGGTGAAAAGATGATGACCTTCGAGGATGTCCGCCGTTATGTCGGCATCCGGCCGGGCACGCCTATCACCGTAACGGTGGAAAGAGCGGGCGAAGAACTGAAGCTGCCGATGGTTCCGACCCGGACCGAAACCACCGACCAGTTCGGCAACAAGCTGGAAATGGGCATTATCGGCATTGTCACCGATCAGAGCAGCGGCAATTTCCGCCACATCGAATATTCGCCGTCCCAGGCGCTGGTCGAGGGTGTTCGCGAAACAGGTCACGTCATTACCGGCACCTTCAACTATATCGGCAATCTTGTGACCGGTCGCATGAATGCCGATCAGCTCGGCGGCCCTGTCAGGGTAGCGCAGGCGTCCGGCCAGATGGCGACGCTTGGAATTTCGGCCGTTATCCAGCTTGCCGCCGTTCTTTCCGTGTCGATCGGTCTTCTCAATCTGATGCCTGTGCCGGTTCTGGATGGTGGGCATCTGGTGTTTTACGCAATCGAGGCCATTCGCGGCAGGCCGCTTGGCGCCGCTGCGCAGGAAGTGGCTTTCCGTATTGGCATGATGATGATTTTGGGTCTTATGGTTTTTGCAACATGGAATGATATCAGCAGCTTGATCGGCTGA
- the bamA gene encoding outer membrane protein assembly factor BamA, protein MKAGSRFLNAVSAVALSAGVSSVAGLGVLASAGAANAAVISKIDVRGAERSGADSVRSNITIAPGKNFSNSDIDESVKRLYATGYFSNVSMRVSGSTLVVTVNENQLVNQVVFNGNRKIKDDKLAGIVQTQSLGPFNQAIVTADIARIKEAYAAIGRSDVEVTTQTVSVGQGRVNIAFVINEGERTKIGRIDFVGNNAYSDGRLAAVINTKKSNMLSFLTRKDVYNEDKLRADEEALRQFYYNRGYADFRVVSSDAVLDESKNEYTISITVDEGKKYDFGNVAVESTVPGVDGSELQGLVETRQGASYSAKEVQQSMEAISKRVAGEGYPFARVTPRGDRDMAGNTIGVTYIVDQGERAYVERIEIRGNTRTRDYVIRREFDISEGDAFNQTVITAAKRRLEALGYFSKVNISTAGGSAPDRVVIVVDVEDQSTGSFGIGAGYSQNDGVLLEASIEEKNFLGRGQYIRLAAGAGEDDARSYTLSFTEPYFLGYRLAAGFDLFKSQSRSEDYYDYDEQGFALRVTAPITEDLSTTFKYTYKQLNYDGEGDWESGSNLAEPYKALIRGGDWTQSIISNTLNYNTLDDRNMPREGWQAALTNEFAGLGGDSEYYKIYAKARFYYTLSDEYDVIGSITGQAGHVVPTGDNLLVFDQFKFGGRQVRGFKNDGIGPRIGNDSIGGTTYFAASAEVTAPMPGVPEDFGLRLAGFVDAGTLYGNKVANSAGVKDDNSIRASAGIGVMWASPFGPIRVDYAVPIAKEDYDEEQRFRFGMSNTF, encoded by the coding sequence ATGAAGGCTGGTTCAAGATTTTTGAACGCTGTGTCGGCGGTTGCGCTGTCTGCTGGTGTTTCTTCGGTTGCGGGCCTTGGCGTGCTTGCCTCTGCTGGTGCGGCAAATGCAGCTGTTATCAGCAAGATCGATGTTCGCGGGGCTGAGAGGTCCGGCGCGGACTCCGTGCGTTCCAACATCACCATTGCGCCGGGTAAGAACTTTTCCAATTCGGACATCGATGAATCGGTAAAACGTCTTTACGCTACCGGTTATTTCTCGAATGTCTCCATGCGCGTTTCCGGCAGCACGCTGGTCGTGACCGTCAATGAAAACCAGCTCGTCAACCAGGTGGTCTTCAACGGCAACCGCAAGATCAAGGACGACAAGCTCGCCGGCATCGTGCAGACCCAGTCGCTCGGTCCGTTCAATCAGGCGATTGTGACCGCCGATATTGCGCGCATCAAGGAAGCTTATGCCGCGATCGGCCGCAGCGACGTTGAAGTCACCACCCAGACAGTGTCTGTCGGTCAGGGTCGCGTGAACATTGCTTTCGTCATTAACGAAGGTGAGCGCACGAAGATCGGTCGCATCGATTTCGTCGGCAACAATGCCTATAGCGATGGCCGTCTGGCTGCCGTCATCAATACCAAGAAGTCCAACATGCTGTCGTTCCTGACGCGTAAGGACGTCTACAACGAGGACAAGCTGCGCGCCGACGAAGAGGCGCTGCGCCAGTTCTATTACAACCGCGGTTATGCCGACTTCCGGGTCGTGTCGTCCGATGCCGTGCTGGACGAGTCCAAGAACGAATACACCATCTCCATCACGGTGGATGAAGGCAAGAAGTACGACTTCGGTAACGTCGCCGTCGAATCGACCGTTCCGGGTGTTGATGGTTCTGAATTGCAGGGCCTCGTTGAAACCCGTCAGGGCGCGAGCTACAGCGCCAAGGAAGTTCAGCAGAGCATGGAAGCGATTTCCAAGCGCGTCGCCGGCGAAGGTTATCCTTTCGCCCGCGTAACGCCGCGCGGCGACCGCGACATGGCCGGCAACACCATCGGCGTGACCTATATCGTCGACCAGGGCGAACGCGCCTATGTCGAGCGTATCGAAATCCGCGGCAATACCCGTACGCGTGACTATGTCATTCGTCGCGAATTCGATATTTCCGAAGGCGATGCTTTCAACCAGACCGTCATAACCGCGGCAAAGCGCCGCCTTGAGGCTCTGGGTTATTTCTCGAAGGTCAACATCTCGACCGCCGGTGGCAGCGCGCCCGACCGCGTCGTGATCGTTGTCGACGTTGAGGATCAGTCGACCGGTTCGTTCGGTATCGGTGCGGGTTACTCTCAGAACGACGGCGTGCTGCTCGAAGCATCCATCGAAGAGAAGAACTTCCTCGGTCGCGGCCAGTACATCCGTCTCGCCGCCGGTGCGGGTGAAGATGATGCGCGCAGCTACACGCTGTCCTTCACCGAGCCTTATTTCCTTGGCTACCGTCTGGCCGCAGGTTTCGACCTGTTCAAGAGCCAGAGCCGCAGCGAAGACTACTATGACTACGACGAGCAGGGCTTCGCGCTGCGTGTGACCGCGCCGATCACCGAAGACCTCTCGACGACGTTCAAGTACACCTATAAGCAGCTGAACTACGACGGCGAGGGCGATTGGGAAAGCGGCAGCAACCTTGCTGAGCCTTATAAGGCTCTGATCCGTGGTGGTGACTGGACACAGTCCATCATCTCGAACACGCTGAACTACAATACGCTCGACGACCGCAACATGCCGCGTGAAGGCTGGCAGGCGGCCCTGACGAACGAATTTGCAGGCCTCGGCGGCGATTCCGAATACTACAAGATCTACGCCAAGGCGCGCTTCTATTACACGCTGTCGGACGAGTACGATGTCATCGGCTCGATCACCGGTCAGGCGGGTCACGTTGTTCCGACGGGCGACAATCTGCTGGTATTCGACCAGTTCAAGTTCGGCGGCCGTCAGGTTCGCGGCTTCAAGAACGATGGTATCGGTCCGCGCATTGGTAACGACTCCATCGGCGGCACGACCTACTTCGCTGCTTCCGCTGAAGTCACGGCCCCGATGCCTGGTGTTCCCGAAGATTTCGGTCTGCGTCTGGCTGGCTTCGTCGATGCCGGTACGCTGTATGGCAACAAGGTCGCCAACAGTGCAGGTGTGAAGGACGACAACTCCATCCGGGCATCCGCCGGTATCGGTGTGATGTGGGCGTCGCCTTTCGGCCCGATCCGTGTCGACTACGCCGTTCCGATCGCCAAGGAAGACTACGACGAGGAACAGCGTTTCCGGTTTGGCATGTCCAACACTTTCTGA
- the lpxD gene encoding UDP-3-O-(3-hydroxymyristoyl)glucosamine N-acyltransferase translates to MEYNAFFPPHEGLRLKDIADRFGAELSEDAAGERIIRSVAPVYRAKPDQLCYILSRKNRDELLTCEAGAVICDVALKNMLPPHIPALISKNPHTLFAQVGALLHPAAMRPATIAPMEGEISSAAHVDPSAKLEAGVIVEPLAVIGAGAHIGAGTRIGPGVIIGPDVQVGRDCTIAGGASILASLLGNNVIIHNGARIGQDGFGYAPGPRGMLKIVQIGRVIIQDNVEIGANTTIDRGTMDDTVIGEGTKIDNQVQIGHNVRIGRHCGIVSKVGIAGSTRIGDGVMIGGAAGINGHINIGDGVQIAAMSGVVADVPAGARYGGTPARPMKYFLRDMAEILARAEGRDKKTGEKNDD, encoded by the coding sequence ATGGAATACAACGCCTTTTTTCCGCCCCACGAGGGACTGCGATTGAAAGATATCGCAGACCGTTTTGGGGCGGAACTGTCTGAAGATGCGGCGGGAGAGCGGATCATCAGGTCCGTCGCGCCGGTCTATCGGGCAAAGCCCGACCAGCTCTGCTATATTCTCTCCCGCAAGAACCGCGACGAATTGCTGACTTGCGAGGCAGGCGCCGTCATTTGCGACGTGGCGCTGAAGAATATGCTTCCGCCCCATATACCGGCCCTGATATCGAAAAATCCGCATACGCTTTTTGCGCAGGTGGGTGCCTTGCTGCATCCCGCCGCCATGCGTCCCGCAACGATTGCGCCGATGGAAGGTGAAATTTCCAGTGCCGCGCATGTCGATCCTTCCGCGAAGCTGGAAGCGGGCGTGATCGTCGAGCCGCTCGCGGTCATCGGCGCTGGTGCCCATATCGGTGCTGGCACCCGGATTGGTCCCGGCGTCATCATCGGGCCCGATGTGCAGGTCGGCCGCGATTGCACCATTGCCGGTGGCGCGAGCATCCTTGCTTCTCTCCTTGGCAACAACGTGATTATCCATAACGGCGCCCGCATCGGTCAGGACGGCTTCGGTTATGCGCCCGGTCCGCGCGGCATGCTGAAGATCGTTCAGATCGGCCGGGTCATCATTCAGGACAATGTCGAGATCGGCGCCAACACCACGATTGATCGCGGCACCATGGATGACACGGTTATCGGCGAAGGCACCAAGATCGACAACCAGGTCCAGATCGGCCACAACGTCCGCATCGGCCGCCATTGCGGCATCGTCAGCAAGGTTGGCATTGCGGGCAGCACCCGCATCGGCGACGGTGTGATGATTGGCGGCGCGGCAGGCATCAATGGCCATATCAACATCGGCGACGGCGTGCAGATCGCGGCGATGAGCGGTGTGGTCGCGGACGTGCCGGCAGGCGCGCGCTATGGCGGAACGCCCGCGCGCCCGATGAAATATTTCCTGCGCGACATGGCCGAAATTCTGGCGCGCGCTGAAGGGCGTGATAAAAAAACAGGAGAAAAAAACGATGACTGA